From one Coffea eugenioides isolate CCC68of chromosome 11, Ceug_1.0, whole genome shotgun sequence genomic stretch:
- the LOC113753780 gene encoding probable carboxylesterase 17 produces MRKRRMAAMTFDPSLSLQFNKEQNQQHRVHEEIEGLIKVYKDGHVERPQLVPSVTCAVAPDQALTSTDIVIDKCTNVWARFYVPKCRAKLPLLVYFHGGGFCVGSASWSCYHEFLAKLASKANCVIMSVNYRLAPENPLPAAYDDGIKALFWIKQQAFSAANEWFTSKCNLSSIFLAGDSAGANIAYNIAIRLGSPGGKLEALSPLGFKGAILIQPFFGGESRTYSEKYMVQPPRSALTLAASDTYWRLSLPVGANRDHPWCNPLAKGAPKLEDIRLVPMVVCISEMDILKDRNLEVCNALVSAGKKVEHGVSKGVGHAFQILNKSQIAITRTDELIFQIKNFISR; encoded by the coding sequence ATGAGAAAGAGGAGAATGGCTGCCATGACGTTTGATCCGAGCTTGAGCCTTCAGTTCAACAAAGAACAAAATCAGCAACATAGAGTTCATGAAGAAATTGAAGGGCTTATTAAGGTTTACAAAGATGGGCACGTGGAAAGACCCCAGCTTGTGCCAAGTGTTACGTGTGCCGTGGCTCCAGATCAGGCCCTGACCTCCACAGATATCGTCATTGACAAATGTACAAACGTTTGGGCGCGGTTTTACGTGCCCAAATGCCGTGCCAAACTCCCTTTACTAGTATACTTTCATGGTGGTGGATTTTGCGTCGGTTCAGCTTCCTGGAGTTGCTACCATGAATTTCTTGCAAAATTAGCATCAAAAGCCAATTGTGTGATCATGTCAGTCAACTATCGTCTCGCCCCAGAAAACCCTCTTCCAGCAGCATATGATGATGGCATTAAGGCCCTTTTTTGGATCAAACAACAAGCCTTCAGTGCAGCCAATGAGTGGTTCActagcaaatgcaacctctCCAGCATCTTCCTTGCTGGTGATAGTGCTGGTGCAAATATCGCCTACAACATCGCCATCCGCCTGGGATCGCCCGGTGGCAAGTTGGAGGCCTTAAGCCCATTAGGCTTTAAGGGGGCGATCTTGATTCAACCATTTTTTGGAGGAGAGTCCAGAACTTACTCAGAGAAGTATATGGTGCAGCCGCCTAGGTCAGCGCTTACTTTGGCAGCATCAGATACATATTGGAGGCTATCTTTGCCGGTGGGGGCGAACCGTGACCACCCATGGTGCAATCCACTAGCAAAAGGGGCTCCAAAATTGGAGGATATAAGGCTCGTGCCAATGGTGGTTTGTATATCTGAAATGGACATATTGAAAGACAGAAATTTGGAGGTTTGCAATGCTTTAGTTAGTGCTGGTAAGAAAGTCGAGCATGGGGTGTCTAAAGGGGTCGGGCATGCATTTCAGATTCTAAACAAGTCTCAGATCGCTATAACTCGAACTGACGAGTTAATCTTCCAAATCAAGAACTTCATCAGTAGATAG